The Vitis vinifera cultivar Pinot Noir 40024 chromosome 7, ASM3070453v1 genomic interval CAGCTGATCCTTGAAGACTATCAGATGAAACAAAGAGGGCAACACAAAGGCCAGAACACAGCACACACTGCTGCCCACTAGAGATAAGAAGTCTGCGAAATTGGGGACCATCAGAGCCACCAGGATCACCCCCAGCACCGCCACCCATCTCAGCCAGAGGCAGTAGGCGCCATCACGGAACCGCCTCTCCATCACTTCGTAGACGGGATTCATCATGAGAGGAAAAGTGAAGAAGAGGTTCACACAGAGACCCAACTGAACCATGATGCTCAGCGGACCTTGCCCCAGATTGGTGGTGATAATGTCTTTGGTTTCTTCCCCGAATGCGAAGTAGCCCAAAGCGCCGAACCCTCCGTACATCACAGAAATGAAGGCCATGGACAGGGCGAGAACTTTTCCGAATTTGTCTTTGTCTTTAGCCTCTGATTCTAATGGCAAGACCATGCCGATTCCTTCAAAAGCGTAGACAGCAACGCCCAGACCATAGAAGAAAACAGAGAAACCCCCAAAAGCCCGCAGGGCAGGCCTTTGCTTCAGAAAAATCAATACATCTTCCACCATAACCACGCCCATGGCTCCGATCTCGACCACATCCGCGAAAATACTCAAGGGAGCTAAGTGAGTCAGCGTGGGAATCGAATTCAACCCCAGTTGAAACGGAAAGCAACCCCAGATGTAGAACGATTTGGGAGTTAAACCCAGAATCGGATTCGAGGGCGAGCTGTTGGAAACGTACGCCAGAGTGTTGGCAATGAAGATGAGGTAGCTGATGCAGAACCCAGCCTGGGAGAGAACGATCATGGCGTCCACGGCGACCCGTCCTATGGAGCCGCAGACGGCGAAGCCCAGGTCGCCGAAGGAGGCGATCTTGGAGAAGCCGTGGAGGGAGTCGAGTTTCCGGCGAGTGTGGACCAGGAGCATCATACAGTGGTAGGTAAGGATAGCAACGGCGAAGAGCATCAAAGACCCCAATACCCATCCCGTTCTCTTGAAGGTGTAAGGTAGGCCGAGGACGCCGGCCCCAACTATGGCTATGAAGACGTTGGCAAAGGTCTTGGTTTGGGAGGAGAGGGGTCTGGACTTGGACAGCAGTGGGGTGTCTTCTCTAGGCACAGAATCAAGGCCATAGGAGGAGGAGCTGGCTTCTTTCTCAAACCCCATCTTCTGGGTTACTGCTTTCGATCTCTTCCACAACTctatttcaaaacaattctGAAATTCAGAAGAAAGATGCGGATACACGGAGGAGGACACCACTGGGGAAAGAATAGAATGatgatttttgatttttccaTTGAACAAGGCAAGTTGTATATAAGATGATAGTCGGTCCAAAACAGGCAAAGCGACGGCGCAGACAAGTCGCAATTAATGTTTAAATACAGCTTGAATTTATTGCTAGTTCTATCTTTCAATGATTTCAACCGTCTTCGAGTCGGGGGTTTACTTTAGTCCATGGTGGAGGAGGATTCATTATTAtcaggaaaaatgaaaaatcagaCAACGTTGcctttaaatattaattttataaatagtgCATATTTACATCATTcccttaaatattaattttttttattaaagctTTTCAgtagaattttattttggaaaaagatTAATAGCtgttattataattaattttaatttttaatagttgAGTTTGGAAATGTAGGCAAGGGGCCTCAAAACCTTATGAttcataattagaaaaaaaaattcttaatataaatggtttcaaattaataattagttGGGCTGCTTTGCGGATAAGTATGTCatgttaaataataataataaatcgaATACAAATAAtctatttacatatatattcaCTATTTAACACTATCATAACTTATTTAAGTCcatcaaaattataaatttatagacATTGAAGATTGTAAATTGTTGATcctttgacagtgattttaaaaaacgtttttaatatttttaatacttcaaaatttttatcattcaaacattaaaaatattaaaaacgttttttaaaatgaagtattttatgtTTGGATCGGGTGTTTTAACcccaataaatttaattaacaaaTTAGGTGGATTGATATAAACATGCTACAAGCAAGGTTGATCTCAAAAGTTAGGAGGCCAAAGGAAGTTAGTGGGCCTAAGGCGATGTTGATTGGTGATGACATATACGAACCAAACAAAAGGAAGAGTGGTGTAAAACATGAAGAAGGATACATGATAAGATGAGAATATAATAATGACACGCGGACAAATTGGAAGTATAATttatattgtctttaaaaattattaaaatttgagatgGTGAAAAAGTTTAAATACCttgattatttaaataattttaaaaataattagcttTTAATGTAAATTTTAAAGAGTTCTTACAAAATTAGATTTGATATATAAGAaggttattattttatgttttaaaatgtgaaaaacAAATGTATCCAAACGATATACTCAAATGATAATTTAcctaaattgataattttttaaaatttgttttcaaaattaaagaataaaaaacatttttatagtgttttctaaaaataagaatgtttggcaaattgtttttaaaaaattttaaaaacttgtttggattaattgatttaaaaaaaaaaatttgtgtcggttttgtaaaaatattacaaatttagtttatataatataaattaaatttaatacatgtctttttagaaattaaaatatattttttaattacaaacaaactaaaaaaatattttttaataaaacatgaataataatattataataaaatcatgaattatttttttataaaaaaatactatttaagTATATGTTAGAACATAAGGATGTTAatatctttgaatttttttattaaatgaataataacaatttttaataatatttgatttaaaatgaacAAGGAATAAAGTTAAACCTTTTTAAAGGTAAATgagtcaaatttttttattacatatacataatattctaaaatgtttttatttaatctacAATTAATTAGTTcacttttttaattcaaaattattcttaaaatttttaaaaataatttaaattattaattatgtcttacctaatttataatttattaatctaaattccaaatatatatatatatatatatatatatagaaaaaacaGTAAAATCATAGttcataatatatcaattttgatttattatatttttttaatgattaaatcCATTTTCTGAGtttcctattattttaaaaatttattaaactcattaataaattgaATACAATGAATCACTTGATTTAAAGTCTACttgaataatgaaaaaatttataaaaatataattatatggagagaaaaataatagaatgaactaatttttatttataaattaatagtattaatgattttattatttaattttaaaaaattactaaacttgttaatgaatcgacacattaaattttgtataatttGAAGCTTATTTGtctagttaataataataataataataattttatatagaagaaaaacattaaaatcatttttaactattttttatccataaaatttttatatttaaaacaaattttaatctAGAACTTACTAATATCATTGAATGTCATGACcttttagtattaattaaatcgatttttaaatcaaaatatttttttaattaataaattttatttattaagtataatttgatttgaaatttatttgattaataaaaaaattaaagttaaaaagaaatttaaaaaaaagtgcatgtaatttaaataaatatcaatattattttatttttaaaaaatttattatattttccttttatttttaaaaattagtgaaaaaaacttatacttattttctaaaatggttctttatttcactttattttaaaaataatattagaaatttttaaaaacaaaaaagctatttttaaatcacGGAAAGGAGGCTTCTAACCACCAGTACCGTTGGCTCATGCCAGAGTAAATGCTTAATGCCGCATGTGCGATTCCCTCTCATGCCAACTGGTTATAGGGATTTTATATAAGGGCTGATGGAGATTAAGAGATTTTCGAGAGAGAAAGCAAATGGGCAAAAGTCCAACACATTTGACAGACATGGATGTTTTGTACAGTTTGACCCATTAACAAAAACTGAATCAAACCCAAGAGCAGAAGATGATTAAAGAAAGACCGAAAATTCTTCCTTGACTCGACCCAACTCCATTATACAATTTCAGAAACATCACAGCAAGGGTGGCTGATCCGCTGTCTTCCCAGTTTGGCTGACTAGGCTTAGGCTAATGCTGACACAGTAATAAGCTAAAAGAATTCAAGTTAAGCTGTTGCAGGAACTGCTACTAGCAGAAAGAGAACCAGTACCAAAATTGATAGTTCTAAAAACTCTCACTCACCATTGCTTTTGTATGTTTTCATAACTTCCAATACAAATGCAAATGGAAACACAATGCAACAATTCACCTCCGCAAGACAATCAAATGTTCCCTGGAGTAAATGATGGACAAAGTGACAAAGTTCAAAACCATCCCAGAGGTTATCCAAAGAAATCACCTCCTTTTGGAAAGGTTTtagttgtttttcttcttttttcccccTAATCAAATTAAAGTAATGTATTACACCTCCAAACGAAAAACAAAAGGGCACCCCTACCTTTTTCATATCCACCATATAAAATGGAGCTTACAGTTGATCCTTGGCTTAATAGTAAAAACCTTCCACACAGCTCTGGCTGAAGTCAACTTCACCAACTCCAACATGACTTTCCGACCTATTTCATTGCTAAATAAGGTTACTAAGATTAAGGGCCCATATGCTGTGGCTATAGCTTTAAGGTAAGTGCTTCTTTAAGAATGGCTATGTAAAGAGAAGAGGTTGCTGTTAGAAAACCTTGTTTGCCATAGAGTGTTCTTGTTTGTAATTACATATGTTCCATCACACATATCCAGGGAAGAAGTGCTTTCAGATTGACCAAAAGCTGTAGACAGATCCCTAACAAATACTCTCCTCTTGGTAAGCAATCAATACTTGGGTATCAATTAAGGAGGTGGATTTGCAGCTTCAAAGCTCAAATGCAATGGGAAAAACTATAGAACAAATCATTTCTAGAGGACATTGAAACACAAGCTTTTTCTTCAATAggcaaataagaatatattaTAAGTACCAATTAAAACAGTGAAACACACACTTACGTTCTTTAGTATCCACCCAATCCACATGGAAATAGTTACAGTAAGTAGAATGGTTTTCAATGATATTTCTTAATATGATGTTGATCCCTGATCTATGTCATCCACTGATTGGAGATGGTTTTGAGAATAATTATAATGATTGATCAGCTGATGATTACAGGATGGAGAATGGGTAATTTATGTTGCCCCTGCAGCAACATGAGGAGCTGATGGAATACATTCTTAATCAGTGTAAATTGGCATTGAGCTTGTGCCATATGATCATCTCTTGTTCAAGGGTTTCTTAGGGGGTCCTTCCCTTAGTCAGTTAAAGATGTGTTACTTAGTTGACATGACAGTTTTATTGCCAGAATCACAAGGAAGTGTGGAGAATCACCCCAGAGCAAAAGAGTTGTTGAAAGCATGGAGAGGTCACAATGGGCTGTCAGATGGTTTTCTTAAGGCTATATTTTGTGGTGTACTAGTGTTAAAAGAATTGACAATCTTTCCCTTCTGAAACTTGTAGGTATTCTGGGATGTCATAGTTATGAGTGTGTCatctttaagtttttttttcttttttctcttcaccTTTGTAcactttgtgtattttttgtgtACCAGGATTGCACTTCCTTTTTTGTTGGGCACCATTTTAATGGAATTCAAAAAAGATTACAAGCTGAAAGTGTTGACTCAAATATTCCCCTCATTGCAATCATACCAAGCTTAAAGAATAGAATGGTTCACTACATTCCAGAAAAACAAATTACCATGTTAAGATGAAATAAACTTTGCAAATTTCATAGTTTTTGGCCAATTATCAACATCATCACATGCTTTTCTCCTCTTTGGTGAGGAGCAAGGAGAAGTATGAATTAATAATAAGTGCCTAACAAAAAGAAACGGCAGAATCCAAGCACAAGAGAAATGTATAGGGAACACCAGTGAGCAAAAATTAAGAAGTgcagaaaaagagaaaacaacatACTGCAACCCCTCACTCTTAACTAATCCCATCAACAAAATCCAGGAGCATAACATTGACATTTTTGGATACAGCCTAAACCAACCAGTTTTAGAGACTGGTGAAAGCACTGCTCCTCTTCAAATTCCATTGCATGCCCCCCATATACATCAAAACAAGAAGAGAGGCCCTGACTCCCAAACCTTCATATGTCACCTACGTACTCCTCTAACATGTCCCATTTCTTGTAATATTTGCaaacgaaaaaaaaatatatatatatcaaattcaagTGCAAATCATGATTGAACTCTTCAGCACAATCCAATTTAAAACACAACAAATAGGGCAAACgtctaaaaatctaaaagataaagaaaaaatgtatGCCAAAATTATTCTTGCCTCTTCAACCCAACAGGAGGATCCGATAAAACcctagaattttggaaatcaaTCTAATTCCTTGACGACCTGAATCCCCATGGTATTTGCGGTTCCAATAATGGATTTGCAAATGGATTCCAATGACATGTACTGGCAATAAGGATCGGATTGCTTTACCTTCGCAATCTCGTAGATGTGCTTTAAGGTCACGCTGGAGGCGACGACGTGACCGGGGCGGCCGCTGCCTAACTCGATTCCGGCGGCCTTCTTGAGGTACCAGGTGACCGACGGAGACTTCACGGTAAACTCGAAGGTGTTATCCTTGTAGGCGGTGATGGTCACGGCCATGGGCGTATCCGGCTTGTACTTTTGCGTTCGAGCGTTGAAGTCCTTGCAGAACGCCATCAGATTCAACCGGTACTGACCCAGAGCCGGTCCTACCGGTGGTGCCGGCCGGGCTGCTCCGGCCGGAACTGTGAGGCGGATCGTCGCCGACACCGGGCGCCGGGTTAGAATCTCCTTCAGTGAAGACATGCTTGGTGGCGTGAGTGAGGCAGTGTGTTTTTCCTTTTACCCTTCACCGACGGAGTGAAACGTTGCGTTTTGAGTGGGCAGCACTTGTTATTAGCAAGGAATAAGGATTGAAATGTCGAAAAATTTCGGCGATATTTCTCCGAAATATCGCTTATCGGCCGGCCCGACACGATATTCGTCACCGATTATCGGTAGACTGAAATTTcggtaattttcaaaaatcattaataTGGATCGAAATTTCTTCTTTACCAAtgatattttatgatttaaaattaatttgataagataaattattaataattttaattatttaaataaattaatgttaatggaaaaaattgttatcacatatttttaataaaattttagaaattaaatttaaaatataataaaacatattttaataaaagtattttaaaataaatattgtctttaACTAAATAAGCTCCTttcatctaacaatataatgaaattttgatattaaaaactattacaatgtcatatgtataaattgtttttctttaataaaatcaaatatttcttaactcacttctaactttatacactttcaaaattcatatttattattcttaaaattcaaatatcgaatctatcgataaatctttatttacaatgtttttattttttaccatatctatgtcaattacacttataaaataactttaaaatgtgtattcttacttattttatcattttttgaaaatttttttccaaGCATTTCtatgaattataaataattttcattccaccaatatttatgatatatccgtaaaaccAAAGTACCGATACATTCGTAAAATCGaaataccaatatatttgtaaaatccgatttttcaatataataacttattaaaaatatgcAGAAGAACCATTGGTAATGGGGTAAAACGTTGCATTTTATAGGGAGTGACATGCTATACTTTAAATGCTAGTTTTCCATAATTTATCTATTGAGATaatataacatttaaaaaattacctacaaatagactaaaaataatttggttgaagatgcaaaaaaataaataaataaataaattcccatatttttcttcatttgtgaataccgaaattcttcaatttgattcatgTGGTTGATTGAATACCCCGAATTACTATTCCTTCATTAATGTGAATACCGGAattcttcaatttgattcatatGGTTGATCGAACACCCTGAATTACCATTCCTATCCATTAATAAAATGTCCTATATTACTTAATGTTAATCTGAATGTAATTAACACCTCGAGATTTGAGTTCCATGGAAAGCCTAAAGGGCTTCAAATCAAAAGACACTTGTTGTTTAAACAAAATACAAtggaatataaaaattataatctaaatatgaaaaaggtAAATAGATAATATGCTTTTCGAttgggattttaaaaagtatttctaccatccataaaaaaatgtatttaaaaaaaaaaaaagatgtttagtaaaatttaagaaatacttttaaaaaatttaaaaatagtgtatgatattgaaaaatcacttataatattaaacaaccgattctcttaaaaacactttccaaaaaaaaaaaaacaaaaaaacgcttacattaaaaacaattttgatagAAACACTGCCAAATGAAGTGTAATAGAATTTCCCTATAAATAATTACATATATTTCATGCCAAACAACATAGTGATGCTCAGGAAACATGAGATATAATTCCACCAAAAAAATGGCAGTTGCTGAAGTTCTAACCATTAGTATCGATACCAGCTAATGCAAAGCCTTTACTATGATAAGATTGGTATATACCAGGCACAAGAAATATACTGCAACAACTTTCAAGACAGACACCAAAGAATCTCAGATTTACAGGACTCAAAAGTAAGTTAAACGATCCGCAATGTCATCAACTCTCACAAAACTCCCCTACTGACAGGCTTAAACTGCAATTTCCAATCTATACAAGCCCTAACAACACTTGTTTATATGTTACTGTTCAAAACACCCTTGAGAAGGTCCAGCCCTTCTGCTGATATGCTCCTCCTCCTCTGGGATTTCGGGATTTCGATCCGTGGAGGTGGGTCTGGGGAGAAACATACCACAACTACTGTCAGGTTGTCACAGGAGTTGCGCTTCAGTGCCTCTCTGACAAGCTCTTTTGAGCACCTCTCGGGGTCATTGTGTGACATGAGCTCCTTCCTAGTCATCGTCACCGCACACTGGCTACTCATCACGTCCCACAGGCCATCGCAGCCTAGTATCAGGAATTCGTCTTCCTCTGTGAGGATTATTTCCTGCAGTTCTGGCTCGGAGCTTAGGGGGCAGTTTGAACCTTTGGGACCCTTCATGTGCCAGTCTCCAAGAGCACGGGCCACTGATAGTTGCCCATTGAGGTAGCCATCATAAATGACACCGCCCAGTTTCTCAATTCTTAGTCTCTCAGATGTGCAGTTGGGTTTGTGGTCTTTAGAGAGCTCAACTGCTCTTCCCCGCTTGCCCAATACGGCTCGTGAATCCCCAGCATTAGCGACCAGCATGGTACTGGAATTAAATATATAGCCAAACAAATGATCACAGGGGATGACGTCAAAGTTCTCTAGCCAGaatgaaaagaagaataaaaagaaaaagaaaatacatcTGAAACAGTGAAGCAACTCTATTTAGCTTAAATTTATATTGGCATCTACTAGACGATTAACCAAAGGGTCCCAGCAGGATGGTTGGATCTAGCAGACATAGACTGAACCAGAGGTATAGAACATAACACATCTCTAACAACAAACACTCAACCAAAAAACAGATCAACGATGAACTCATCCAGTTAAGAAACTTTTGGTTTAGGTTATCCTCCTTGTTACTACAACTTGTCCAAATCCCTCTTACATCTTAAAGAGGCACAAGAGAATGGCACAAGAGACTGACATAATAAGGTCATCCTATTCTGGTGGAGATGCtcaagaaaaattaaatcatagaaaaaaaaaagaaggaattagGGGTCATGATTTATATAGGGAACCATCATAGGGTCTTTGAAGTGGGGAATGAAAATggctttttgaaaaatgttctcGTTATCAGAATTGAGAACAAAGAATATGTCCATCTCTGGATCAGTTTCATTTGTTAATCAACTCACATTTTTCAAGACATAAACTCATATTTGATGTTTTCCTTAAAGTAGTCTATGAATTTTTCTCCAAAACAGCTCTCATTTTGcgtcattttcatttttcttctatttctgAAAGACAAAACTCAATTCTCATCCAGCCATCAAAAGATCGTGCATCGCCAAAAGCAACATTGTCGTCTCAGGTATAACTCTAGGATATCTAGTAAGAAAATACCATTCAAGAGGCATAGTCAATAAAAGATATATGATTGAAGCCAAaaccattgattttgacatcaAGAATCACAAATGTAACTAATAACAAGTTACAAAATCTCCAAAGAAACTATTGTTAAGCTTAAAATTACCGAATCTAATCTTCCGTGCTCAAAGTAACGGAACCCAGAAGAGCCaggaaatttttttcattttgaattttttttcccacttaTCTGCCTCTCTTTCagatttaaagttatatatttcatAGATACAGAGTACTCTAGTATAATATGCaatgaagtaaaaaatatagagaaaattctaaatttatgtTGTATTGTATCAACATTAAACAGCCCAACAAACATCAGGAACTATTTTGCACGCATAAGTAAACAGGAACATGTCAGTTTAGTTCCTCACCTTCCAAAAATTAGGGCAATCAAAGCAGTGGTTCCAGAGGATCTATCAAGAGAGCTAGCATCAGCAAATGCATGATCAGCTTTTGCAAAAGCACTCTTAACAGCCTTTTTTATGCCTACTGGGAAATGGGCATCCTCAACAATAAACTTGAGGATGTTCTTTCTGGTAAATGATGCTGCATCAATGCCACCGTGTCCATCAAACACCTGTAAATAAGCAACAAAACCCCAGTACAAGAATTCAGTGACTCCAATGATCACAGAGCAGAATGACAAACTCTTTGATTATGCACTTTCTTTCATTAGATGTCCCCGAAATGAATAATTCCTAAGCTCAGAACACATTAGAAATCACTTACTTATGGATTATTCAAAGTTTATGGAAATGGTCCAGATATTCTTGATTGACCGGAATGCATAGACTATAGAACttctatgaaaataattatcataaagCTATTCAATATAAGGAAATCAACAAGTTCCACCCAAATAATAGCAGTAAAATAAACAAAGAGTGAGTTAAGTACCCCATAAAATGCTCCAGGAGAAGGGATGTTTGGAGCTGCACCAAAATGCTTGTGAAAATTATCGATGCAGATGTACTCGTCCTCCATATATTGTTTGGGCCCTATCTCAGACCAGCTTCCCGAACGAAGCACGGGTAAATAACCAGATTTCTCACTTGATGGTGATTTTAAGCTAATAATGCCAATATCAGACTCCTAAACAGAGGTACATAGAGGAATAGTTAGTTCAGGTTTAATCTTAAGATACTTGGTCACATGAAATGATTATCAACCGAGCAAGCTTTGAATCAATAAGCAAATATATACCTcaagaaaccaaaaaacaaatgcTTTCCCAAtattagggaaaaaaatttattaacaaatGCTAGCGTTGACTCGAAATTTTCTGGTCTAGATGGTCTAGTTGTCAGGAAATAATGCACCAAAAAAGTATTGTAGACACTAAAAATTCGGTGGAGCATTGTACACATGACAAATTTTATAAGACTATAAAATTACATCTTCTAAAACAGTCAAACCAAATTGAAGTcgaaagagaaaaatgattgtATATTCTCTTATTGACAGATTTCATCAATCAAGAAGGCAAATTGCCTACCAAATTGAATCCTGACTGCATCCCTCTTGGGAGAGAAAGCAAGGGAAACCCTCAGGGACTTGAGAATAACAAGCACATTCTTGTGTCATTCTCTCACTTTCAATAAAGTGGCTTTGCAGAACTCAGAAGTTTGTGCCTACATAGATATATCATGTGATGTCCTACATTAGATAGAGGAGAAAGTttctgacactatataagtatgagctcctcttaaccatataaacgtgttttaaaatcataaggACCCTTTTGGGCCCAGAGTACACAATATCTATACAATTTTGTGTGGGTTATTACAAATAGTATCAGAGCTAATCACCGACCCCAGTATGGGGTATGTTTGGCCCCATGAGGAATGTTTGTCTGTTTAGCTCCGTAATCTCATAGGACACAATAAGGACATTGTGTCTGCAAGGAGAGTGTTTGTGATATCCTACGTCGGCTAAGGAAAAAAGTTTATGGGTTCTACTTAATCATGTAAACGCATTTTAAAGCCATGTAAAGAGGCCTCAGAGCGGACAATATCCTGTCCCCGAGGGTGTAGGGTCTGCAAGTGTGCTCAATAAATTGGACAAATGAACAATCCACAACTCCTGAAGACGAGACAACCATAGAAAATTTGTGGAAAATACAGTGTAAAGGTTATAACTGCAAAATCCATTGTGGGAAGCTCTTTTCCCAGAACAGGGTCGCTATTTCATGATTAATACTGCCTATGAGAGAATGCAAGCTCTAAGACCCTCTACTCAAGCAGCCATAAACTGCTTTTTTCCAAGAACTCTTACAACTAGttgattaaattaaattaatggttTTGGTTGCCTTCGAATTTGATGATTGTTTGGCATGCCCAGAAGATTAAAAGGAACACATTACTTACCCAATCAGCTGCGCCGGTCAATCTAGCTGAGCTGATGCAATGCCGCATAACAGAGAGGCTTCTAGGAGGTTTCCCAATGTTCAACTGGTTG includes:
- the LOC100252511 gene encoding amino acid transporter AVT3B, which gives rise to MGFEKEASSSSYGLDSVPREDTPLLSKSRPLSSQTKTFANVFIAIVGAGVLGLPYTFKRTGWVLGSLMLFAVAILTYHCMMLLVHTRRKLDSLHGFSKIASFGDLGFAVCGSIGRVAVDAMIVLSQAGFCISYLIFIANTLAYVSNSSPSNPILGLTPKSFYIWGCFPFQLGLNSIPTLTHLAPLSIFADVVEIGAMGVVMVEDVLIFLKQRPALRAFGGFSVFFYGLGVAVYAFEGIGMVLPLESEAKDKDKFGKVLALSMAFISVMYGGFGALGYFAFGEETKDIITTNLGQGPLSIMVQLGLCVNLFFTFPLMMNPVYEVMERRFRDGAYCLWLRWVAVLGVILVALMVPNFADFLSLVGSSVCCVLAFVLPSLFHLIVFKDQLSRKGMALDVAILVLGLVFGVSGTWSSLLEIVSPSA
- the LOC100257643 gene encoding large ribosomal subunit protein uL11m produces the protein MSSLKEILTRRPVSATIRLTVPAGAARPAPPVGPALGQYRLNLMAFCKDFNARTQKYKPDTPMAVTITAYKDNTFEFTVKSPSVTWYLKKAAGIELGSGRPGHVVASSVTLKHIYEIAKVKQSDPYCQYMSLESICKSIIGTANTMGIQVVKELD
- the LOC100243948 gene encoding probable protein phosphatase 2C 47; its protein translation is MGPGTEVSPHTILAEGGGCCKGNVGSAMEDMNDETLDHSNQLNIGKPPRSLSVMRHCISSARLTGAADWESDIGIISLKSPSSEKSGYLPVLRSGSWSEIGPKQYMEDEYICIDNFHKHFGAAPNIPSPGAFYGVFDGHGGIDAASFTRKNILKFIVEDAHFPVGIKKAVKSAFAKADHAFADASSLDRSSGTTALIALIFGSTMLVANAGDSRAVLGKRGRAVELSKDHKPNCTSERLRIEKLGGVIYDGYLNGQLSVARALGDWHMKGPKGSNCPLSSEPELQEIILTEEDEFLILGCDGLWDVMSSQCAVTMTRKELMSHNDPERCSKELVREALKRNSCDNLTVVVVCFSPDPPPRIEIPKSQRRRSISAEGLDLLKGVLNSNI